From the Lampris incognitus isolate fLamInc1 chromosome 10, fLamInc1.hap2, whole genome shotgun sequence genome, one window contains:
- the LOC130119403 gene encoding E3 ubiquitin-protein ligase CHIP-like, with translation MAESPEKSISVSAQELKEQGNRLFLSRKYLEAAACYSKAINHSPSVPAYYTNRALCFVKLQQHDKALADCRHALELDSQSVKAHFFMGQCHLEMENYDEAIGNLQKAYNLAKEQRLNFGDDIPSALRIAKKKRWNSMEDKRINQENELHAYLTKLILAEKERELESCRQKQEDKSEDSRSQHNLAKIQSKHDKYLSDMEELFCQVDEKRKKREIPDYLCGKISFELMREPCITPSGITYDRKDIEEHLQRVGHFDPVTRTPLTQDQLIPNLAMKEVIDAFILENGWVEDY, from the exons ATGGCAGAGAGCCCCGAGAAAAGTATCTCCGTCTCAGCACAAGAGCTGAAGGAGCAGGGCAACCGTCTTTTTCTGAGCCGCAAGTACCTGGAGGCTGCAGCCTGCTACAGTAAAGCCATC AACCACAGTCCATCTGTACCAGCGTACTACACAAACCGAGCGCTGTGCTTTGTGAAGCTTCAGCAGCACGACAAAGCTCTGGCAGACTGCAGGCATGCGCTGGAGCTAGACAGCCAGTCGGTCAAGGCCCACTTCTTCATGGGCCAGTGTCACTTGGAAATGGAGAACTATGACGAAGCCATAGGCAACCTGCAGAAAG CCTATAACCTAGCAAAAGAACAGCGGCTAAACTTTGGTGACGACATTCCCAGCGCACTCCGAATAGCCAAGAAGAAGCGCTGGAACAGCATGGAAGACAAGCGAATCAACCAGGAAAACGAGCTGCATGCCTATCTCACCAAACTTATCCTTGCTGAAAAAGAAAG GGAGCTGGAGAGCTGCAGACAGAAGCAAGAGGACAAGTCAGAAGACAGCAGAAGTCAACACAACCTCGCCAAGATCCAGTCAAAACAT GATAAATACCTTTCAGACATGGAGGAGCTGTTCTGTCAAGTAGATGAGAAAAGGAAG AAACGTGAGATCCCAGACTACCTGTGTGGAAAGATCAGCTTTGAGTTGATGAGAGAGCCTTGCATCACACCCAGTGGAATCACTTATGACCGCAAAGACATTGAGGAGCACCTTCAG CGAGTTGGCCATTTTGATCCAGTGACACGCACCCCGTTGACGCAAGATCAACTTATTCCCAATCTGGCAATGAAGGAAGTTATCGATGCTTTCATCTTGGAGAACGGCTGGGTAGAAGACTATTAA